The Chryseobacterium aureum genome contains a region encoding:
- a CDS encoding TolC family protein, translated as MNRKRITATKLKIGIASAFMIFGSTMMSAQQQVSLQEAIKQALQNKAEAKKAALQIKKAEYKIDEARAGALPQITATAGLTYNPIIQESLLEFGGEKIRAQFGQPWGSTASVQLQQAIFDQRVFTGLKAAKSTREFYVLNAELTNEQIIENVATAYYQVFVQEENLKTVTASYANTEKVRNVIKSLVDNGLAKSIDLDRTNVQLTNIGSNKQTLINSVELSKNALKFYMGVPISTDIELEEKAIVPKPELIASSVNLNNRTEIRVLNKNRELLVFNKKATEAYLYPSVNLTANYGWGANGAKFPLTNGLSNGVLWSDYSAIGLNVNIPIFTGGATKAKINQAEIDIQDIDQDIQKTQLSLDLDYKNAVTNMENALINIESMKDNVELAEKVQKNTQSNYQYGLATLTEVLDTENSLTQAKQNYSNALLDYKQAEIKLIKAKGELKTLQNL; from the coding sequence CAAAGCTAAAAATTGGGATAGCTTCAGCATTTATGATTTTCGGCTCTACAATGATGTCTGCCCAGCAGCAGGTTTCCCTGCAGGAAGCAATAAAACAGGCACTTCAAAATAAGGCAGAAGCTAAAAAAGCCGCCTTACAGATAAAAAAAGCCGAATATAAGATTGATGAAGCCAGAGCCGGTGCCCTTCCGCAGATCACTGCTACAGCCGGACTTACATACAATCCGATTATTCAGGAATCTTTGCTGGAATTTGGAGGAGAGAAAATCAGAGCTCAGTTTGGACAGCCATGGGGTTCCACAGCTTCTGTGCAACTTCAGCAGGCGATTTTTGATCAAAGAGTCTTTACAGGTCTTAAAGCTGCAAAGTCAACAAGAGAGTTTTATGTACTGAATGCTGAATTAACCAATGAACAGATTATTGAAAATGTAGCAACAGCTTATTATCAGGTGTTTGTACAGGAAGAAAATCTTAAAACGGTTACTGCCAGCTATGCCAATACTGAAAAAGTAAGAAATGTTATTAAGAGTCTGGTTGATAATGGTTTGGCAAAATCAATAGATTTAGACAGGACTAATGTTCAGCTTACCAATATTGGTTCTAATAAGCAGACCTTAATCAACTCTGTTGAACTTTCAAAAAATGCGCTTAAATTTTATATGGGGGTTCCTATCTCAACAGATATTGAACTTGAAGAAAAAGCGATCGTACCAAAGCCAGAGCTGATTGCGAGCAGCGTAAATCTTAATAACCGTACAGAGATCAGAGTTTTAAATAAAAACAGGGAACTGTTGGTTTTCAATAAAAAAGCCACTGAAGCGTATCTTTATCCATCAGTAAATCTTACAGCGAACTACGGATGGGGAGCCAACGGAGCAAAATTCCCTTTGACCAATGGCCTTAGTAACGGCGTTCTTTGGAGTGATTATTCAGCAATCGGATTGAATGTAAATATTCCTATTTTCACGGGAGGCGCTACAAAAGCAAAGATCAATCAGGCAGAAATTGATATCCAGGATATAGATCAGGATATCCAGAAGACTCAGCTGAGCTTAGATCTTGATTATAAAAATGCAGTTACCAATATGGAAAACGCATTGATTAATATCGAAAGCATGAAAGATAATGTGGAGCTGGCAGAAAAGGTACAGAAGAATACTCAATCAAACTACCAGTACGGATTAGCAACCCTTACTGAAGTATTGGATACTGAAAATTCCCTTACACAGGCAAAACAGAACTATTCCAATGCATTGCTGGATTACAAACAGGCAGAGATCAAGCTGATAAAAGCTAAGGGCGAACTGAAAACACTTCAAAACTTATAA
- a CDS encoding efflux RND transporter periplasmic adaptor subunit — protein MKKTLIYIIVAAVLVGLAAYKIAGNKEKQTQEVKEVAKQVDKINVNIVTVTRENIDTDYSANGTFIPKQEMNQSSEISGRIVNVLVKEGSRVGAGQVLATIKRDAIEVDVTQAQNNLQNAIIDNQRYENAYKTGGVTKQQLDNSRLQLKNMQAAVKAQSVKVNDTSIRAGISGTINKKMVEPGTVVSPGTSMFEIVNINSLKLSVLVDESQIGKIQLGQEVPIKVNVLPEDSFVGRITFIAPKSDASLNFPVEIEVQNKGNLKAGMYATAKFSTNNGAETQNMLTVPAEAFVNGVSSGQLFVVQNGIAKLIKVTIGKVYGDKVQVLSGLNGGEQVVTSGQINLDNGSKVNIIK, from the coding sequence ATGAAAAAAACTTTAATATATATCATCGTAGCAGCTGTATTGGTAGGATTAGCCGCTTACAAGATTGCCGGGAACAAAGAAAAGCAGACGCAGGAAGTAAAAGAAGTTGCCAAGCAGGTAGATAAAATCAACGTAAATATTGTAACTGTTACCAGAGAGAATATTGATACGGACTACTCAGCCAACGGAACTTTTATTCCTAAGCAGGAAATGAACCAGTCTTCTGAAATCTCAGGACGTATCGTAAACGTTTTGGTAAAAGAAGGTTCAAGAGTAGGTGCGGGTCAGGTGTTAGCAACCATCAAAAGAGACGCTATTGAAGTAGATGTTACCCAGGCACAGAATAATCTTCAGAATGCTATTATTGATAACCAGCGCTATGAAAACGCATACAAAACTGGTGGAGTTACCAAGCAGCAGCTTGATAATTCAAGATTACAGCTGAAAAATATGCAGGCAGCAGTAAAGGCACAAAGTGTAAAAGTAAATGATACAAGCATCCGTGCAGGAATCAGCGGTACCATCAACAAAAAAATGGTTGAGCCGGGAACTGTGGTTTCTCCGGGAACATCCATGTTTGAAATCGTTAACATCAACAGCTTAAAACTATCTGTTTTAGTAGATGAAAGCCAGATCGGGAAAATCCAGTTAGGTCAGGAAGTTCCGATTAAAGTGAATGTTTTGCCGGAAGATTCTTTCGTGGGTAGAATTACCTTTATCGCTCCAAAAAGTGATGCTTCTTTAAATTTCCCGGTTGAAATTGAAGTGCAGAACAAAGGAAATCTTAAAGCCGGTATGTATGCAACCGCTAAATTCAGTACAAACAACGGGGCAGAAACCCAGAATATGCTTACAGTTCCTGCTGAAGCATTTGTAAACGGAGTAAGCTCAGGACAGCTATTCGTTGTTCAGAATGGCATTGCTAAATTAATTAAAGTAACCATCGGAAAAGTGTACGGAGATAAAGTTCAGGTTTTAAGCGGACTGAACGGAGGAGAGCAGGTAGTAACCAGCGGACAGATCAACCTGGACAATGGATCTAAAGTGAATATTATAAAGTAG